The proteins below come from a single Panicum hallii strain FIL2 chromosome 7, PHallii_v3.1, whole genome shotgun sequence genomic window:
- the LOC112900524 gene encoding uncharacterized protein LOC112900524, which translates to MWPFAVWGLDMVGPFWKALGGYDHLLVAVDKFSKWIKVKPIAQNHSEDAVEFFLDIVYCFGVLNCIMTDNWTQFTRKKFLLQRLPHPGRLSLNRAPPNQRASRACQWHGPAGPKAAHLQPPLQVHRVLGRRVAGGTVEPAHEPKPIHRVHSLLHGVWHEAVLPTDLDYGAPRVQAYDENR; encoded by the coding sequence ATGTGGCCATTCGCGGTCTGGGGGCTGGACATGGTTGGGCCATTCTGGAAAGCACTCGGGGGCTACGACCACCTCCTCGTTGCGGTGGACAAGTTCTCCAAGTGGATCAAGGTGAAGCCGATCGCCCAGAACCACTCCGAAGACGCAGTAGAGTTCTTTCTCGACATTGTCTACTGCTTCGGGGTCCTAAACTGCATCATGACCGACAACTGGACACAGTTCACCAGGAAGAAATTCCTGCTACAACGATTACCACATCCGGGTCGATTGAGCCTCAATCGCGCACCCCCGAACCAACGAGCAAGTCGAGCATGCCAATGGCATGGTCCTGCAGGGCCTAAAGCCGCGCATCTTCAACCGCCTCTACAAGTTCACAGGGTGCTGGGCCGGAGAGTTGCCGGCGGTACTGTGGAGCCTGCACACGAGCCTAAACCGATCCACCGGGTTCACTCCCTTCTTCATGGTGTATGGCATGAGGCTGTGCTCCCGACCGACCTCGACTACGGCGCGCCGAGGGTGCAGGCGTACGACGAGAACAGGTAG